The Desulfovibrio aminophilus DNA segment CGTGCGCGAGGGCCGGGCCCAGGCCGTGGGCGGCCTGTTCCGCACCCCGGAACGCGAGGCGGCCTTCGACTTCACCGGCCCGTTCGCGGAGATCCCCACGGCCATCTTCTTCCACTCCTCCCTGGGCGGCATCCGGGGCCTCCAGGACCTCGCCGGGTTCGACATCGGCGTGGTCAAGGGCGACAGCGCCGAGGAGCTGGTCCGCGCGCGGCGCCCCTCGTACACGGTCACGGCCTTTCCCAGCGCCCGCGAACTGGTGGCGGCCGCCGCCTCCGGCAGCATCAAGGTCTTCATCGCCGACACCCCCACCGCCGGGTTCTACCTGGCCCAGTTTCCCGAGGGGGCCGAGTTCCGCCAGGCCTCGGACCTCCTGAGAATCAACCCCCTGCACTCGGCCGTGCGCAAGGGCGACCGGGACACCCTGGCCGTGATCCAGGCCGGATTCGACCGCATCTCCCGGGACGAGATCAAGGCCATCGAGGAGAGCTGGGCGGGCCATACCCTGGCCCAGCGGTTCCCCTGGCGCTGGGTCGCGGGCGGCTCCGCGGCCCTGGCGGTCGTGCTCGGGGTGGTCTTCCTCTGGAACCTCGCCCTGCGCCGCCGGGTGAAGGCCCAGACCGCCGAGCTGGCCCGCTCCCTGCGCGACCTGAGCCGCAGCGAGGCCGACTACCGTCTGCTGGTGGAGAACCAGAGCGACCTGGTGGTCAAGGTGGACACCGAGGGCCGCTTCCTCTACGCCAGCCCCTCCTACTGCCGGACCTTCGGCAAGACCGAGGACGAGCTGCTGGGGGCCGCGTTCATGCCCCTGGTGCACGAGGAGGACCTGCCCGCCACCCTGGCGGCCATGAAGTCCCTCTTCGCGCCGCCGCACACGGCCTACATGGAGCAGCGCGCCATGACCGTGGACGGCTGGCGCTGGCTGGCCTGGAACGACTCCGCCGTCCCGGCCCCGGACGGGACCATCCGCGAGATCGTCGGCGTGGGCCGGGACATCACCGCGCGCAAGCAGGCCGAGGAGAAGCTGCGCCAGAGCGAGGAGAAGTTCGGCCAGCTCTTCCGGCTCTCCCCGGACAGCATCACCCTGGTGGACGCGGCCACGGGCAGGTTCCTGGACGTGAACGACGCCTTCAGCCGCTCCACGGGATACGCCCGCGAGGAGGCCGTGGGCCGCAGCGCCCTGGAGCTGAACCTGTTCGCCGACCCGGCGGACTACAAGGCCATGGTGGAGCGCACCGACCGCCGGGGCCGCATCGAGAACTTCGAGTTCACGGCCCTCTTCAAGGACGGAACCCAGGCCGTCTGCGCGCTCTCCTCCCAGCTGGTGGTCATCCGGGACGCGGGCTACCGCATCTCCATCATCCGCGACATCACGGCCATCAAGCATCTCCAGGAGATGATGATCCAGACCGAGAAGATGCTCTCCATGGGCGGGATCGCGGCGGGCATCGCCCACGAAATCAACAACCCCCTGGGCATCATCCTCCAGACCGCCCAGAACCTGGCCCAGCGCACCCGGGCGGACTTCCGCAAGAACATCGAGACCGCCCGGTCCCTCGGCCTGGACATGGCCCTGTTCGAACAGTACGTGCGCGCCCGGGGCATCGACGTGTTCATCGAGGACATCCAGACCGCTGCCCGCCGCGCGGCGGGCATCATCCGCCACATGCTGGACTTCAGCCGTCCCGGCGCGGTCTCGCGCAAGACCTGCGACATCGGCTCCATCGTGGACCAGGCCGTGAGCCTCGCCTCCAGCGACTTCGACCTGCAGAAGGGCTACGACTTCCGGCAGGTGGCCATCGTCAAGGAGATCGAGGACTGCCTCCCGCCGGTCCTCTGCGCGGAGACCGAGATCGAGCAGGTGATCCTGAACATCCTGCGCAACGCGGCCCAGGCCATGGCCACGGCCTCCCCGCCCACGCCCAAGCCGAGCATCCGCATCCGGGTGGGCGCGGCCTCCGGGTTCGTGCGCATCGAGATCCGCGACAACGGGCCGGGCATGTCCCCGGAGATGTGCCGCCGGGTCTTCGAACCCTTCTTCACCACCAAGGCCCCGGGGCTGGGCACCGGGCTCGGGCTCTCGGTGGCCTACTTCATCGTGACCCGGGGGCACGGCGGGCGGATGTCCGTGGAGTCGGCCCCGGGCGAGGGAGCCGCGTTCATCGTCGAACTGCCCGCGTCGGGCCAGCCCCGGCTCAAGGAGGCCGCATGCGCCCCAGCGTCATGATCGTGGACGACGAGGCCCCCATCCGCAAGGCGCTCGTGGACTTCCTGGAGGACTACGACGAGTTCCGCCTGCGCGCGGCGGCCTCGGGCGAGGAGGCCCTGGAGAGCCTGCGGGCCGAGCCCGCCGACCTCTGCGTGGTGGACATGCGCCTGCCGGGCATGCGCGGCGAGGAGTTCATCGTGGCCGCGGCCGAAGGCGGACTGTGCCGCCGCTTCGTCCTGCACACCGGCTCCGTCGGGCCGGTGCTGGGCGAGGCGCTCTCGGACCTGGGCCTGACCGAGGCGGACGTGTTCCGCAAGCCCTGCGACAGCACGGCCATCCTGGAACGCGCCCGCGTCCTGCTGTCGCGGACGGCCGAGGAATGAACGAAGGTCACTTGTCCAGGACGACCTTGGCCCGCACGCCCTCGTTGATGAAGAGGTCCTTGGCGTCGACCAGAAAATAGACCTCGTAGACCGAAAGCGCGGCAAAACCCTTGTCCACCGGGACAAGGGGAAGAACAATCAAGGTGGCGGGGAAGACCCGGTCCGGGTACTGGGGGATGATCACCGTGGCCTTGTCGCCGACCTTGAGCCTGGCGTAGTCCTCGGCGTAGGCTTGGCACTTCACGGTCAGCGTCTTATAAGCGATTCGAAAACAGTTGAACTTCTTCTCCAGCTTCATTTCCGGGGCGATGTTCTGCTCGGCCACGATGCCCGCCTCGGGAGACGGCAGGGGAACCTCCCTCGGAATGCCGTCCCGGGACACGGCCGCTCCGCCCAACTCCTCGCGGATGCGGGCCCGCTCGTCCGCCAGACGGGACGAGAGATTCTGGATCTCCTCCCCGGCCAGGCGGCGCTGGGTTTCCAGGAGCTCCAACTCGGCCGCGGCGACCTCCAGCCCGGCCGGGCTCTCCACTCCGGCCGCGACCGCCTCCCGCAACCCGTTCAGCTTGAGCCGGGATTCGGCCAGGCGGGCATCGAGCACCCGCGCCTCGGCCTGTTTCGCCCGCAGCGGCCCATCGTCCAAAGCCTGCCGGATCGAGTCCCGGGCCTCCGTATCGAGCCGGTAGTATCCCAGCACTTCGCCTTTCCCGACGTCCTCGCCGTACTTCTTCAGCACCCTGGAGCAGGTCCCGGCGTAGGCGTTCTGAACGTACAACGACCACGTGTAGGATGTCTTTCCCTCCAACTCCATGGCCCCCGCCTGCCCGGCCCAGGCCAGGCAGCAGAGCAGCCAGGGGAGGGCTCGCCAGATCACGGACCGCGCCGCAACCGCACTCCTCATCGCGTCCTCCTGTCGGTGACTCCGCCCGGCCGGAGCCGAACGACAACGAACTAGCAAACATGGCGGGGAAAACCAATCCCCACCCCGGACCGCGCCCGGTCCCCTCCGCCCCGGCGGAGAGGCGGGAGACTTGACAGCTTCCCCGCGTTCCAGCATGACCAGTCACAACCCAAACATGAAACAGTCCGCCTCCGCCGCGGCATCCCCGGCTCCGGGAACCGCGTTCCGGGGGAAGAACCCGAGATGGCCCATTGACCTCGCCCCGCGACATCCTCATCCTCAGCACCCGCCAGGTCTTCCGGCAGAAGCGCCGCAATTTCGGCGTGGTCCTGGCCATCGCCCTGGGCATCGCGGGGCTCATCGCGATCCTCTCCATGGGCGACGAGGTCAAGAAGAACCTCAACCGCGACCTGGACCTGCTGGGCGGGGTCACGCTCATCAAGATCAGCCTGGAGGAGGACAAGCATCCCGGCGTCCGGCCCGAGTCCTTCCTGCCCGAGACCCAGGAGGCCGTCCGCCGCCTGCCGGGAGTGGAGGTCGTCAGCGCCACGGCCAAGGAGATGCTCTGGCTGACCATCCTGCGCGACCAGACCAACGTTCCGCTGCCGGTGCACTCCGTGGACGCCGACTATTGGAGCGCGAACAACCTCGAATCCACGGCCGGCGCGCTCTTTTCCGAGCAGGACGTCCTCGGCCGGGAACGGGTCTGCGTCCTGGGCAAGGTCCTGGCCGAGTCCCTGGGCGGCGTTGACGCGGTGCTCGGGACCTATCTGCCCATCGGTTCGGACCCCTACCTCGTCATCGGGGTGGTGGACGGCCTGCAGATCGGCGACCGCAAGCGCTACGCCTTCGTGCCCCTGACCACGGCCATGGACCGCAACCTGGAGGACAGGATCCGGCCCAACCGCCTGTTCCTGCGCTGCAGGACCTGGGACGACGTGCCCGCGGTGGCCGCGGCCGTCCCCGCGGCAATGGAGCGCCACCAGTCCATCCGCTATCTCAAGGTCGACGTGGCCTGGGACCAGCTCAAGCGCATCATCTCCATCGTCTGGTGGGTGGAGCTGTTCATCTACCTCTCCATCGGCGCCACCCTCGTGCTCGGCGGCTTCGGCATCTGGAACGGCATGATGAGCTCGGTGACCGCCCGCACCCGGGAGATCGGCCTGAAGAAGGCCATGGGCGCGGAGGAGGCCGACATCATGCTCCAGATCCTCTGCGAGTCCGTGGTCCTGAGCTTCTGGGCCGCGATCCTGGGCGTCAGCCTGGGACTGTCGGCCGTGTTCGTCACCAGCCACTTCCTGGGCAGCACGCCGCCCCACCAGGTCATCCTGCGCTACGGACTCATCAGCCTCGGCTTCTCCTGCCTGCTGGGCATGGCCGCCGGGCTCTACCCCTCGCTGCGCGCGGCCAGGATGGACGCCGTGGCGGCCATACGCTATGAGTAAGTCCATGGATCCGATCATCGTCCTCAAAAACCTGAAGAAAATCTACCAGGCCCCCTCGGGCCCCATCCCGGTCCTCAACGGCATCAATCTGAGCATCCGGCCCGGCGAAATGGTCGCCATCATGGGCCCCTCGGGCTGCGGCAAGTCCACCCTGCTCTACATCCTGGGGCTGCTCCAGCAGGCCACCTCGGGCGAGTTCCGGCTGGCCGGCGCCGACATTCTCAGGCTTTCTCCCAGGGAGCAGGCGGCCCTGCGCCGCGACTCCATCGGCTTCGTACTCCAGTCCTGCAACCTGTTCGAGAACACCACGGTCTACGAAAACCTCGAATTCCCCCTGATCTACGCCCGGGTGCCCCGCTCCAGGCGACGGGCGCGCATCGAGGAGGCCCTGGCCATGGTCAACCTCTCCCAGCGCATGCACCAGCCGTCGAACATGCTCTCCGGCGGCGAGCAGCAGCGCGTGGCCATCGCCCGGGCCCTCATCAACCGGCCCAAGATCCTCCTGGCCGACGAGCCCACCGGCCAGCTGGACCAGACCACCAGCAAGCACGTCATGTCTTCGTTCAAGGCCATCATCCACGACCACGCCACGGCCATGATCCTGGTGACCCACGACCAGGAAGTGGCCGACCGGTGCGACCGCTCCTGCGTGCTCGTGGACGGCGCGCTGCGCGCCCGGCGCAAGCCCTCGCCCTCCGCCGAGGCTTGACATGAGCCGCTGGAATAAGCAGTAATCCCAAACGAAACCTCCGCAACCAACAGGCGCTTCATGACGAACCCGACACGGCACAGGACGGCCAGGACCCATGCCCTGCCCAAGGGCGCCCGACTCGTGGCGCTCCTCGGCGTCCTGCTCCTGCTCGTTTCGTCCTGCGCCGGAGTGGAGGAGCCCACCCCGGACCACGCCGCGGTTTCGGCCCGCTACGCGCACCAGAACCGCGACGGCCAGTCTCCCGAGACTCCGAAGACCGCCCCGGCCGCGACGGCGCGTCCCGTCCAGTCCCAGGCGGCTCCGGTCCAGTCCCAGACGCCGAAGGCCGCCGCGACGAAGCCGATGTCGCCCGCCCCGGCCCAGGCAGTTCCGGCCCCTCGGCCCGCCGAGCCCGCGCGCGCGCCGGCCGGGGCCGGGGAGACGCCGACTCCGACCGGGGCGAACCCGGCCGACGCTCCGGCCGCGCCCCCGGCGCCGCTGGACAACGCGCTCATGGACTTCGCGGGCTGCATCCGGCTGGCGGTGGAGCGCTCCCCCTACCTGAAGGGGCCGTCCCTGGAAATCCAGGTCAAGAAGCTGGACGAAAAGGACGCCTGGTACCACCTGTTCCCAAGCCTCTACTTCACCTTGATCTCGGACCGGAAGATCGCCGGCGCGGACGACCAGAACATGAAGGTGGGCGATTCCTCCCAGACTCTCGGCCTGACCTCGGGCAGCTACAATCCCATCGCGGCCTGGATCCAGCACGACGCCCAGAAGGACGTGACCCGCCTGACCAGGATGAGCGCGGTCCTGACGCTGCAGGAGCTCATCCAGCAGATCGCCACGGCCTTCATCGCCCTGGACACCCTGGACCGCCAGATATCCCTCCGCCGGGAGGTCATCGACCTCAACGAGCGGGCCCTGGTCTTCGCCACCAAGCTGGAGAACATCCACACCTCCCAGATCGACATCAAGATCGCCCTGCAGAAAAAGAATCTCGCCCAAACCGAATACGACATGGCCGTGGTCCAGAAGACCCAGGTGCTCATGAGCCTGCGCGACATGCTCGGCCTGGGGCCCTATGACCTCATCAGGGTGGACGCCGACCAGTTCAACGCCATGCTCGCGGGCTACGACCCGGACGGATACCGCTACGAATACGCCGAAAAGAACAACATCCGCATGCAGATGCAGGAAGTGAAGAACATCCTGGCGGACAAGGACATCACGGCCCAGTGGATCAAGGTCCTGCCGACCTTCAGCTTCGGCGTGCGCCAGCCGGACAAGGTCAACACCCAGAATTCCAGTGGCGACGGAAAGGACTATTTCTTCACGGCCACCATGCAGCTCCCGCTCTGGCAGTGGGGGGAATCGACCCGGGCCTTCGAGCGGGCGGAGATCAAGAAGCGCCAGACGCAATACGCCAACGACGTGGAGCGCCTGCGCTTCAAGTCCGCCTGGATGATGCAGCAGATGCAGGCGCAGCAGCAGCGCTCCCTGCTGGAGCTGGCCCAGGGGGAGGCGGATCTGGCCGAACTCGCCCGGCAGAAGAGCCAAGTGGAATACGGCTCGGGCAAGATTCTCTACCGGCAGTTGCTGGATGCGGAACTGAACGTCATCAACGCCCGGATCAGGGCCAGCGAACTCAGGAAAAACTATTCCACATCCCTGCTCCAGATGGTCGGCGACACCGGGGATCTCATGCGCCGCTACGTGAACATCGAGGATCTCCCCGATGCGCCCTAGGCTGCTCGTCCCCCTGCTGGCCTGCCTGCTCCTCGCGGGCGCGGCCCTTGCCCAGGACACCGGGCCGCAGGTGATCCAGCCCGTGGCCCAGCCCCATCCGCTCGTCTTTTCCGGCAAGATCTACAACTCCTCGTCCGTCCCGGTGATCAGCCCCTTTCCCGGCACCGTGGCCCGCGTCTTCCACGAACTCGGCGAGCCGGTGCGCAAGGGCGACCCGCTCATCGAGATCAAGCTGGAGCAGCAGATGGTCCTGGAGGTCAAGCGCAGGCTGGCCGTGGACGCGACCGTCAAGCGGACCGAGCTGGACATCGCCAGGACCGAGCTTGAGCTCAGGAATCTCACGGAAAAACGGAACATGCTGGAAGTGCTGGTGCGCGACGGCATGGCCACCGCCAGGGACCTGCAGCTGACAGTGGACCAGATCGGCATCACGGAACAGTCGCTGGCCGCCATGCGCAACGCCCTGAAGCAGATCAGGGCCGACCAGGCGGACCAGATCAAGCTCTACAGCGAACAGTTCGGTCGGCCCGTGCGGCCGGGCAACGTGCCGTCCACCATCCTGGTGAGCGCGCCGACGGACGGCATCGTGCTCCAGGCCGTGCCGGAAGCCGAGCCGGGCATGCGCGTCAGCGGCCGTCTGTTCGTCATCGGCTGCATGAATCCCATGATCATCCGGGCCCAGGCGTTCGAAAGCGACGCGGCGCAGCTCAAGGTCGGCCAGGAAGCCACGGCGGAGGTGGAGGCCCTGGGCGGCACGCGCCTGCGGGCGAAGCTGACGAGCATCTCCTGGACCCCCACCAGCAACCAGCTCGAATCGCCCTCGTACTATCTCCTGGAGTTCTCCGTGGACAACCCGGACAACACCCTGCGGGAAGGGTACAAGGTGCGCATCACGTTCCAGCCGAAACCCGATGGGCAAGCCGTTCCGGCGGGATGAACACGGCGGACCATCCGGCCCAGGGACGAGCACGGCCGATTCACCGCGGGAGGAACAAGCGGATGGCGGAATGGAATGACTTCACGACGATCTTGGCCGACAACCTCGCCCGGGTCGAGGCGGAAACCCATGGCCGCGTCCCCCTGGACATGGCGCGGGCCTTCGCCCTCTGGGTCGAATGGACCACCGCCACGCGCGCCCGTGGAGGCACGGCGTTCTTCGCCGGAAACGGCGCCAGCGCGTCCATGGCCTGCCATTTCTCCGCCGACTTGGCGAAAAACGCGCGCGTCCGCACCCAGGTCTTCACCGACCCCTCGCTGCTCACCGCCATCGGCAACGACCTCTGTTACGCCGACGTGTTCGCCGAACCCCTGAGATGGTACGGCCGGGAAAGCGACCTGCTCATCACCGTGAGCAGTTCCGGCAATTCGCCCAACGTGGTCCGCGCCCTGGAAGTCGCCCGCGAGAAAGGCCTGCGTTCAGTGGCCCTGTGCGCCATGCGCCCCGACAACGCCAGCCGCGATCTGGCCGACCTCTGCTTCTTCGTTCCCGCCGCCACCTATGGACAGGCGGAGACCGCCCACGGGGCGATCCTGCACCACTGGATGGACATCATGGAGTCCCTGCCCCGCTAGGGGCCGCGCGGCTCACCGAAGCGGACAACCGGGCGTGAAGCGCACCCGGCCATCAGCGTATTCATAGATCAGGCAGGTCGCGGTCGTGTCCGGGCCCTTTCGGCTGGTGACCGCGCGCAGTCCGCTCCCGCCGACGGAAGCCACGGCCCCCGCGTCATACCGCCCGCCGTCCAGCTCAAAATACGCGTAGCTCCCATCCCGGGCTTCCGCCGCGCTGAACGTGCGCGAGAGAAGCGCTCCGTCCGGACCGGAGAGACGCAGCTCCGCCTCTCCCGCGGCTTCCGGCTCCACCCTGAACAGCACGCCCAGCCGTTTCAGACCGCCAGGGTCGCGCCGGTGCGTTTCCGACATGGACAGGTCCAGGGAAGCCCCTTCCCCGAGCACGGGCCCCGGCCGCACGTTGTAGTCGTCGGGGCGGAAAAGGTAGTCGCTGTACCGCGAAGGCCGCTCGCTCAGCCAGTACCGCTCCAGGAGTTTCGGGAACATGGTCCCCACCGCGAGGACGGCCATGAGAAAGACGAGCAGCATCCCCGCGAGCGTCCGCCACGCCGGGAGCCTGCCGCCGAACAGGGCGAACCCCAGGAAGATGAGCAGGGGCGTGAAGTATCGGCCCTGCACCCCGTCGATCATGGTCAACGGATGCGGCAGGCAGACGAGGATGAGCACGAAGAGCGACACGGTGGAGACCGCCACGCCCACGCCGAGCGCGACGCGCCCGGCCCTCGGGCGTGTGTCCCCGCCCCGCGTGAGGCAGACCGCAGCCATGAGCGCGAAAAGCACGCCGAAGACCTTGTAGATGGCGGAATCCAGGGGAGCATCCAGCCAGCCGAGGATGCCCACGAACATGTTCCAGTAGTGCTTGAGCATGGCCCCGTTGCCCAGGGTGGCGGCCATGACCTGGAAGAACCGCGCCGGGTCCGTCAAATAGCCCCAGGCGACGGCCAGGGTCGAAGGCTCGCGCGGAAACATGCCCCGCACGGTGAGCAGGGCGTAGAGGATCCAGGCCGTCGCGGCCGTGAACGCCGCCAGGGAGCCCACCAGGCAGAGCCGATCCTTCCGGCTCCCGTGGATGACCAGCGGCAGCAGCGTCAGGATGAGGAGATTCATCCGCGACGTCGCCAGGGTGAACAGGCAGAGGACGAGCAGGACCGCCATCGGCCGGGTGAAGGACCGCCGCGTGTCGGCCCCGCGCATGAACAGGGCGGCGGCCAGGACGCACATCCCGAAGGCCACGCCGTCCTGGCTCGCCGAGGCCAGCTGGAACAGGGTCATGGGCAGGACGAACAGGGCCGCGACGAACAGGGGGATTGGAAACAACAGGCACGCCGCGCCCAGCATGCCGAGGCAGGCCGACAGCGAGAAGATCCGCGCCATGTGGACGCCGGCGTCCACCGTCAGGTCGAGGGCCCGGCCGAGAGCCAGGGCGGCCGCCTGGGGCGCGTAGATCAGGGGAAAATACAGGGCGGTGTTCGGAAAGGCCATGTGCGTGCCGGTTCCGCTCCAGCGGATGGAACGGGACAGGACCACGTCCGGGTTGGTCGCCTTCTTTTCCCTGTGGAAGGGAAACTCCTCGTAATGCTTCATGTAGGCCAGGAGGCCGTCATCAACCAGCGCGCCCGAGGGCTGGCCCGGACGGCTTTCCGGGAGGATCGCCCCCCGCGACAGGGCGTAGGCCCGGGCCACGTGGTTGAACTCGTCCGGGGACTGGAACGGGGGCGTCAGCCAGGAAACGGCCGAGGCCAGCAGAAAC contains these protein-coding regions:
- a CDS encoding PAS domain S-box protein; the encoded protein is MPVNHFRAATVRSVLFRAALCLALALLLASRALAAPTSIIVADDKEYPPFAFLDDTGAPRGVTVDIWNLWSRKTGIPVTFRLMEWDAALAAVREGRAQAVGGLFRTPEREAAFDFTGPFAEIPTAIFFHSSLGGIRGLQDLAGFDIGVVKGDSAEELVRARRPSYTVTAFPSARELVAAAASGSIKVFIADTPTAGFYLAQFPEGAEFRQASDLLRINPLHSAVRKGDRDTLAVIQAGFDRISRDEIKAIEESWAGHTLAQRFPWRWVAGGSAALAVVLGVVFLWNLALRRRVKAQTAELARSLRDLSRSEADYRLLVENQSDLVVKVDTEGRFLYASPSYCRTFGKTEDELLGAAFMPLVHEEDLPATLAAMKSLFAPPHTAYMEQRAMTVDGWRWLAWNDSAVPAPDGTIREIVGVGRDITARKQAEEKLRQSEEKFGQLFRLSPDSITLVDAATGRFLDVNDAFSRSTGYAREEAVGRSALELNLFADPADYKAMVERTDRRGRIENFEFTALFKDGTQAVCALSSQLVVIRDAGYRISIIRDITAIKHLQEMMIQTEKMLSMGGIAAGIAHEINNPLGIILQTAQNLAQRTRADFRKNIETARSLGLDMALFEQYVRARGIDVFIEDIQTAARRAAGIIRHMLDFSRPGAVSRKTCDIGSIVDQAVSLASSDFDLQKGYDFRQVAIVKEIEDCLPPVLCAETEIEQVILNILRNAAQAMATASPPTPKPSIRIRVGAASGFVRIEIRDNGPGMSPEMCRRVFEPFFTTKAPGLGTGLGLSVAYFIVTRGHGGRMSVESAPGEGAAFIVELPASGQPRLKEAACAPAS
- a CDS encoding response regulator, translating into MRPSVMIVDDEAPIRKALVDFLEDYDEFRLRAAASGEEALESLRAEPADLCVVDMRLPGMRGEEFIVAAAEGGLCRRFVLHTGSVGPVLGEALSDLGLTEADVFRKPCDSTAILERARVLLSRTAEE
- a CDS encoding efflux RND transporter periplasmic adaptor subunit, with product MIWRALPWLLCCLAWAGQAGAMELEGKTSYTWSLYVQNAYAGTCSRVLKKYGEDVGKGEVLGYYRLDTEARDSIRQALDDGPLRAKQAEARVLDARLAESRLKLNGLREAVAAGVESPAGLEVAAAELELLETQRRLAGEEIQNLSSRLADERARIREELGGAAVSRDGIPREVPLPSPEAGIVAEQNIAPEMKLEKKFNCFRIAYKTLTVKCQAYAEDYARLKVGDKATVIIPQYPDRVFPATLIVLPLVPVDKGFAALSVYEVYFLVDAKDLFINEGVRAKVVLDK
- a CDS encoding ABC transporter permease, producing MTSPRDILILSTRQVFRQKRRNFGVVLAIALGIAGLIAILSMGDEVKKNLNRDLDLLGGVTLIKISLEEDKHPGVRPESFLPETQEAVRRLPGVEVVSATAKEMLWLTILRDQTNVPLPVHSVDADYWSANNLESTAGALFSEQDVLGRERVCVLGKVLAESLGGVDAVLGTYLPIGSDPYLVIGVVDGLQIGDRKRYAFVPLTTAMDRNLEDRIRPNRLFLRCRTWDDVPAVAAAVPAAMERHQSIRYLKVDVAWDQLKRIISIVWWVELFIYLSIGATLVLGGFGIWNGMMSSVTARTREIGLKKAMGAEEADIMLQILCESVVLSFWAAILGVSLGLSAVFVTSHFLGSTPPHQVILRYGLISLGFSCLLGMAAGLYPSLRAARMDAVAAIRYE
- a CDS encoding ABC transporter ATP-binding protein, with translation MDPIIVLKNLKKIYQAPSGPIPVLNGINLSIRPGEMVAIMGPSGCGKSTLLYILGLLQQATSGEFRLAGADILRLSPREQAALRRDSIGFVLQSCNLFENTTVYENLEFPLIYARVPRSRRRARIEEALAMVNLSQRMHQPSNMLSGGEQQRVAIARALINRPKILLADEPTGQLDQTTSKHVMSSFKAIIHDHATAMILVTHDQEVADRCDRSCVLVDGALRARRKPSPSAEA
- a CDS encoding TolC family protein; protein product: MTNPTRHRTARTHALPKGARLVALLGVLLLLVSSCAGVEEPTPDHAAVSARYAHQNRDGQSPETPKTAPAATARPVQSQAAPVQSQTPKAAATKPMSPAPAQAVPAPRPAEPARAPAGAGETPTPTGANPADAPAAPPAPLDNALMDFAGCIRLAVERSPYLKGPSLEIQVKKLDEKDAWYHLFPSLYFTLISDRKIAGADDQNMKVGDSSQTLGLTSGSYNPIAAWIQHDAQKDVTRLTRMSAVLTLQELIQQIATAFIALDTLDRQISLRREVIDLNERALVFATKLENIHTSQIDIKIALQKKNLAQTEYDMAVVQKTQVLMSLRDMLGLGPYDLIRVDADQFNAMLAGYDPDGYRYEYAEKNNIRMQMQEVKNILADKDITAQWIKVLPTFSFGVRQPDKVNTQNSSGDGKDYFFTATMQLPLWQWGESTRAFERAEIKKRQTQYANDVERLRFKSAWMMQQMQAQQQRSLLELAQGEADLAELARQKSQVEYGSGKILYRQLLDAELNVINARIRASELRKNYSTSLLQMVGDTGDLMRRYVNIEDLPDAP
- a CDS encoding efflux RND transporter periplasmic adaptor subunit; the encoded protein is MRPRLLVPLLACLLLAGAALAQDTGPQVIQPVAQPHPLVFSGKIYNSSSVPVISPFPGTVARVFHELGEPVRKGDPLIEIKLEQQMVLEVKRRLAVDATVKRTELDIARTELELRNLTEKRNMLEVLVRDGMATARDLQLTVDQIGITEQSLAAMRNALKQIRADQADQIKLYSEQFGRPVRPGNVPSTILVSAPTDGIVLQAVPEAEPGMRVSGRLFVIGCMNPMIIRAQAFESDAAQLKVGQEATAEVEALGGTRLRAKLTSISWTPTSNQLESPSYYLLEFSVDNPDNTLREGYKVRITFQPKPDGQAVPAG
- a CDS encoding SIS domain-containing protein, yielding MAEWNDFTTILADNLARVEAETHGRVPLDMARAFALWVEWTTATRARGGTAFFAGNGASASMACHFSADLAKNARVRTQVFTDPSLLTAIGNDLCYADVFAEPLRWYGRESDLLITVSSSGNSPNVVRALEVAREKGLRSVALCAMRPDNASRDLADLCFFVPAATYGQAETAHGAILHHWMDIMESLPR
- a CDS encoding DUF2142 domain-containing protein, with amino-acid sequence MSDGQAGRMALPRTSPGGFWYTPATAVVFLCALFLLASAVSWLTPPFQSPDEFNHVARAYALSRGAILPESRPGQPSGALVDDGLLAYMKHYEEFPFHREKKATNPDVVLSRSIRWSGTGTHMAFPNTALYFPLIYAPQAAALALGRALDLTVDAGVHMARIFSLSACLGMLGAACLLFPIPLFVAALFVLPMTLFQLASASQDGVAFGMCVLAAALFMRGADTRRSFTRPMAVLLVLCLFTLATSRMNLLILTLLPLVIHGSRKDRLCLVGSLAAFTAATAWILYALLTVRGMFPREPSTLAVAWGYLTDPARFFQVMAATLGNGAMLKHYWNMFVGILGWLDAPLDSAIYKVFGVLFALMAAVCLTRGGDTRPRAGRVALGVGVAVSTVSLFVLILVCLPHPLTMIDGVQGRYFTPLLIFLGFALFGGRLPAWRTLAGMLLVFLMAVLAVGTMFPKLLERYWLSERPSRYSDYLFRPDDYNVRPGPVLGEGASLDLSMSETHRRDPGGLKRLGVLFRVEPEAAGEAELRLSGPDGALLSRTFSAAEARDGSYAYFELDGGRYDAGAVASVGGSGLRAVTSRKGPDTTATCLIYEYADGRVRFTPGCPLR